The window AAAGAAAAGACAAGACGTTTCTTTCAATCCAAAGATTTCATTTTGCACCGGGAAAAATCCCGCCCAACTTTCAAACGTACGATACATGACCTTTGGTGTGCCTGTCGTTCCTGAACTCAAGACCCCAAGGCAATCGGGATATTCATGTTGTCGAGCTTCATAGGGAAAACGTTTGTATGATAGACCTTCAGCATTTAAGATAAAAATTCCCTGCAAGTCATTCGTTTTTGCAATATGTTCTATATCTGATTCGACGAGACCATGGTGCAGCAAGATCGGACGAGCATTAAATTTCTGCACAGCAAAGAAGAGCAGCGCCTGGTTGAAAAAAGATTCAGCAGAAACAAGTACATCGGCATTCTTTAGGTCATCTTTTATAACGCGCGAAAGGTGTTGTGTCATTCTCTCAATTTTTGTGAAAAAAGCACGATAACTGTATATTTCTTCACCAATGTAAAGAAATGGCTTCTCTGCATAAGAAATCGACCGCTCCTTGAGCAATAGATAATAATTCATTCACAAACCTCCAACAGGATTGCTTCTCCGACGCCTCCAGCACCGGCAATGGAGAGAAGACCATAACCTCCGCCATGTTTCTTTACTGCCTCAATCAGGTGTAGGAGAAGCACCGCTCCCGATGCACCGTAAGGATGTCCATAAGCAAGCGCACCACCAAATGTATTATACCGTTCAACAAGCTTTGGGTATCGCCGCGCAAAGAGAACGTCTATGACAGCAAATGCCTCATTGAATTCAATCGCTGCCATATCCTCATAGGAAAGTCGCATTCTCTCCAAAAGTTGATCGGCAGCCTGCATGGCGCCACGCGGACTGTAAAGCGGATCGCCACCTGACATTTCCATCGCCAAAAGTCGAACTTCTGGTTTCTTTTCCATTTTTGTCAGATATTCTTCAGAACAAAGAAGCACGAGTGCCGCACCGTCGTTCGTTCTGCATGATGTTCCAGCTGTCGTAAGCCCTCCCGTGCCAAAGAGAGGTGGCAATCGCTTGAGAAAGTCGAAACTCATCGTTTCTCGTATGCCATCATCTTTCGACAAGCCTGCAACAGGAAAGATAAGTTCTTGCAGACTGCTTTCACGACGTGCAGCAGCGGCCCGAGCATGACTTCTTACAGCCCATTCTTCAAGCTCTGTACGGCTCACTTTCTCTTCCTTTGCGGTCCGTTCCGCCCCTCGCAACATGGCATTTTCGGTAAGCTCTTTCGGTGAAAACTGTGCTGTCATATATTCGCCATGCGGAAATAATGCATGGCGCTCATCTGTCTCAGCATAACGCCGCACAGGCTGCAAGGAGCGACTTTCCATGCCGCCCGCAACATAAAGATGTCCTTGTCCACTGGCAAGTCGCGAAAAAGCAAAATCCAACGAAGCCGCCGCTGAAGCACATTGCATATCAATCGTCACAGCAGGCACGCGTTCATCTATGCCCGCCAACAGCGCCGTCAAGCGAGCCAGATTCCCCCCTGTTCCTACAGCATTAC of the Selenomonas sputigena genome contains:
- a CDS encoding thiolase family protein, translating into MKNVYIFGGLRTPLAKHGGHFRSLRPECFTAELLSALLKQYSINEVDAIFCGNAVGTGGNLARLTALLAGIDERVPAVTIDMQCASAAASLDFAFSRLASGQGHLYVAGGMESRSLQPVRRYAETDERHALFPHGEYMTAQFSPKELTENAMLRGAERTAKEEKVSRTELEEWAVRSHARAAAARRESSLQELIFPVAGLSKDDGIRETMSFDFLKRLPPLFGTGGLTTAGTSCRTNDGAALVLLCSEEYLTKMEKKPEVRLLAMEMSGGDPLYSPRGAMQAADQLLERMRLSYEDMAAIEFNEAFAVIDVLFARRYPKLVERYNTFGGALAYGHPYGASGAVLLLHLIEAVKKHGGGYGLLSIAGAGGVGEAILLEVCE